In one Natronosalvus amylolyticus genomic region, the following are encoded:
- a CDS encoding GAF domain-containing protein: protein MTDTRSVCYIAATTAAAHSGATALEEAAEGLSVEPLQSPFGDGALPPAIQDALEGADCLVFAETPTTAEGADLFDLLAYSDRTPVVLYSSASYGPGAAQSTDGIDGYVRQHGERSFAHLADEIEWVCRRREAERDATSAIPKSQSGGRHPRKTITALHEMATEIVACRTEDRLFELAIETAEAVLGFDTCSFAIETDDDDSRLTVVASSSSLESGTLEGEKADTEAEGIPGILGRTYREGRSFLIEDATTEPDSKPYDDAYRSAISVPVGNVGVFQAISTECNAYDETDLELAKLLVAHVEETLGRIRLESALRRHRERLAQLHEGATEIAAATDETGVFEHALETAETVIELDICVLLSADTTTDELVPRAYSETMDEAFAIRVPSDYGIVGDAYQSGNASRIDDVRTDETVEDDRGYRSALTVPIGEYGVFQAVSEETNAFDDDDQELLELLCAHIAEAIARARAEMDLVDERDRLSALFENVPDAAVQYELSGDTPTVKAVNDRFEAVFGFDEETILDEDIDEFIIPEGLEDEAEQLNEALREGETLRAITRRRTKTEVRDFLVNVVPLTLGERGVEGYAIYTDITDQKRRERALKAQNERLDEFASIVSHDLRNPLNVARGYLELYEETGDREHFEEVDDALARMGELIEKLLSLAKQGDVIDETEPVAIHDTARRAWSVVNTGEATLTLERDGILEADRSRFEELLENLLRNAVLHGNPDGSPDELTISVGAFESGFYVEDDGVGIAPENRETVFESGYTTADDGTGFGLSIVEQIADAHEWTVHITESESGGARFEFIGAAVEIVIQGDENTGSLEDGADGDSATPGHDDVATLEGDDLDSREVDTQDTEARIASRDAIEGEVKGSQLGANTIEAQPYTTESESISGDNDHSDEAGDQSIDHLEQTLEEETEPDRGEDLGLE, encoded by the coding sequence ATGACTGACACCAGATCCGTCTGCTACATAGCAGCTACTACCGCTGCGGCCCACTCGGGAGCAACCGCTCTCGAGGAAGCCGCGGAGGGGCTGTCAGTCGAACCCCTCCAGTCCCCGTTCGGAGACGGGGCCCTTCCGCCGGCCATCCAGGACGCACTCGAGGGCGCCGACTGCCTCGTCTTTGCAGAGACGCCGACGACCGCGGAGGGAGCCGACCTGTTCGACCTGCTCGCCTACAGCGACCGAACGCCGGTCGTCCTGTACTCGAGTGCGAGCTACGGACCGGGTGCCGCCCAGTCGACCGACGGCATCGACGGCTACGTTCGCCAGCATGGTGAGAGATCGTTCGCTCATCTCGCTGATGAAATCGAATGGGTCTGTCGACGACGTGAGGCCGAACGAGACGCCACGAGCGCCATCCCGAAGAGCCAGAGCGGAGGCCGACATCCTCGAAAAACCATTACCGCCCTTCACGAAATGGCGACCGAAATCGTCGCCTGCCGGACGGAAGACCGGCTGTTCGAGTTAGCTATCGAGACCGCAGAAGCCGTCCTCGGCTTCGACACCTGTTCGTTCGCCATCGAAACCGACGACGATGACAGTCGACTCACGGTCGTTGCATCCTCAAGCAGCCTCGAGAGCGGGACGCTCGAGGGCGAGAAAGCCGATACCGAAGCCGAGGGGATACCGGGAATTCTCGGCCGAACCTACCGCGAGGGGCGGTCGTTTCTCATCGAAGACGCGACGACGGAGCCGGACTCGAAACCCTACGACGACGCCTATCGCTCGGCGATCAGCGTCCCGGTCGGGAACGTCGGCGTCTTCCAGGCGATTTCGACCGAGTGCAACGCCTACGACGAAACCGACCTCGAACTGGCGAAGTTGCTGGTTGCACACGTCGAGGAGACGCTCGGACGAATCCGCCTCGAGTCGGCGTTGCGCCGGCATCGTGAACGACTCGCACAGTTACACGAGGGAGCGACCGAAATTGCCGCTGCGACGGACGAAACTGGTGTGTTCGAGCACGCACTCGAGACTGCAGAGACGGTGATCGAACTGGATATCTGTGTACTGCTGTCGGCCGATACGACGACCGACGAACTCGTTCCCAGAGCCTACTCCGAGACGATGGACGAGGCGTTTGCAATTCGCGTCCCCAGCGATTATGGAATCGTCGGCGACGCCTATCAGTCCGGAAACGCGAGCCGAATCGACGACGTACGGACGGACGAGACGGTCGAAGACGACCGTGGCTATCGCTCGGCACTCACCGTTCCGATCGGCGAATACGGCGTGTTTCAGGCGGTTTCCGAGGAGACGAACGCGTTCGACGACGACGACCAGGAACTGCTCGAGTTGCTGTGTGCCCACATCGCCGAGGCCATCGCTCGAGCCCGAGCAGAGATGGACCTCGTCGACGAACGCGACCGACTTTCGGCGCTGTTCGAAAACGTCCCCGACGCCGCCGTCCAGTACGAGCTATCCGGCGATACGCCAACCGTGAAGGCGGTCAACGACCGGTTCGAAGCGGTGTTCGGCTTCGACGAGGAAACGATACTGGACGAAGACATCGACGAGTTCATCATTCCTGAGGGGCTCGAAGACGAGGCCGAACAGTTGAACGAGGCCTTGCGCGAAGGAGAGACGCTCCGGGCGATCACTCGCCGACGAACCAAAACAGAAGTCAGGGATTTCCTGGTGAACGTCGTCCCGCTGACGCTGGGCGAACGCGGCGTCGAAGGCTACGCCATTTATACTGATATTACCGATCAGAAGCGCCGAGAGCGGGCGCTAAAAGCCCAGAACGAACGACTCGACGAGTTCGCCAGCATCGTCAGTCACGACCTGCGAAATCCGCTCAACGTCGCTCGAGGCTACCTGGAGTTGTACGAAGAAACCGGCGACCGCGAACACTTCGAGGAGGTCGACGACGCCCTCGCACGTATGGGTGAACTCATCGAGAAACTGCTCTCGCTGGCCAAACAGGGCGACGTCATCGACGAGACCGAACCCGTCGCCATCCACGATACGGCCCGTCGAGCCTGGTCGGTCGTCAACACCGGCGAGGCGACGCTCACACTCGAGCGAGACGGCATCCTCGAGGCCGACCGCTCGCGGTTCGAGGAACTCCTCGAGAACCTGTTGCGAAACGCCGTCCTCCACGGCAACCCCGATGGCTCGCCCGACGAACTGACCATCAGCGTCGGCGCGTTCGAAAGCGGGTTTTACGTCGAGGACGACGGGGTTGGAATTGCGCCCGAAAACCGAGAAACGGTGTTCGAATCGGGATACACCACGGCCGACGACGGCACCGGTTTTGGACTCTCAATCGTCGAGCAGATTGCCGACGCCCACGAGTGGACGGTGCACATCACCGAGAGTGAAAGCGGTGGTGCCAGATTCGAGTTTATCGGCGCTGCCGTCGAAATCGTCATCCAGGGTGACGAGAACACGGGATCACTCGAGGACGGGGCTGACGGTGATTCGGCGACACCCGGGCACGATGACGTGGCCACACTCGAGGGTGACGATCTCGATTCCCGTGAGGTCGACACTCAGGACACCGAAGCGAGGATAGCCTCACGAGATGCTATCGAAGGTGAAGTGAAGGGTTCGCAATTGGGAGCAAATACTATCGAAGCACAACCATACACTACAGAAAGCGAATCTATATCGGGAGACAACGACCACAGTGACGAAGCGGGGGACCAGTCCATCGACCACCTCGAGCAGACACTCGAGGAAGAGACCGAACCCGACCGCGGTGAAGACCTGGGCCTCGAGTGA